In the genome of Hyphomicrobium sp. ghe19, the window TAATTGTTCGCTCTGATAAAAGCCGGATCCGCTACCCTCGGCTTCTCGGCCGGTTGCGGCAAGAATTGTTCACCCGAAAGCGATGCCTGCCAAATGCGAGACATCGACACGGACCAAATCCATAATGCCATTGCGGGGTGCATTTGACGGTCTCCTAGATTGCCAGGAGTTAAACGCACGGCCGTTCCTCTAAGTTTCGATTGCGCACTATCCTGATCCCGCGACAATCGCGCAGCATTTACTCAGCCTTACCTGGCCGGCGTTCCTTTCCGTCGCGGCTATACGCGGGCGGCACATAGAAATTCAGAGTCTTCATTGGAACGTTGGATGTATTGCGGATCTCGTGCGTCTCGCCGTGGGAGATGAGGATGAGGGATCCCTGCTGAAGCGGATAAGCGTGTCCATTCACGATCGCTTTTCCGCTTCCGCTTTCGACATAGAGCCACTGGTCAGCGCCTTTGTGGAAGTTATCTTTTCCACCTTCGCAGTCGCCCGGTTCGATCACCATCGAGGCTGCCTGCGAGCGGCCGTCTCCAGTGAGGATGTGAAATCCCTTCGAGTACTTTACGTTCACGTGTTCCATCGGGCCGGTTTCCATTGCGGCGGGCTGCTAGCGCGGCTCGAGTTCCCAGTACCCCGGCGCACCATATGCTTCGTGCAGACGGCCTTCCGCATCGCGATTTCGCAACGATAGCGGATCAAGATCGGGCGAGGCCTGAAGCTGTTGCTCAGTGATGCCGGTCACGTAACCTTCAAGTTCATGGTCCCAGCGAAGCGCTGTCCACGGAACGACGTACTGGCTTTTTCCGAGACCCAAAAATCCGCCGAAGCTCAACGTGGCATAGCGGACTTGTCCCGTCATCGTGTCGATGATCAAATCGTCTACACTGCCGATCTCAGCGTGGGCTCCATCATAAACGGCTGTTCCCGCTACCCTGCTTGTTTCCAAGAATCTGTTTTCGGCTTGCATTCTGTTGGTCTCCTTCTTCGTCATCCGGACGCATAAGGCCAACGCCGCCTGCAAGGCATTGTTCCGACTACGGTGCCTAGGTGTGCCGCCGCTTCGTAAATTCCGCTTGGAATTTGGCGATCTCTTCCTCGGTCGCGTGCTCGAGATCTATCAGAATATTGCGCGCACTTTGGGTGCTGCGAATAAGCTCATCAAGCTTCAGCTGAATAGCTTTGCCGTCTTTATTCTGACTGTGCTGGATGAGAAACACGGCGAGGAACGTAACCAACGTCGTGCCTGTGTTCACCACAAGCTGCCACGTATCGGAATAATGAAAATAGGGACCCGTTACAGCCCAGAGAAGAACTGAAATCGTCGCAACGACGAATGCCGAGGCCGAGCCAATGACGATTGCGGATCGGCCCGCAAATTCTGAAAATCCGCGCAACATCTTTTGGCGCCATCCAAGCCGCACGGTTTCGGCGCGTTCGGTTGGCCCAGCCGGAATGTGTTGAGTTGTGGTGGTCATGTTGGTGGCACCGACGAGGGAGGCGCACCCTCAGCGCATTAAATCCGCGCATCGAGGGGCGCGCCCGCCACGATCCATTTTAACGCCCACTGAAACGCCGGATGTGCCGGTGTTGTTCCGGGCTTGGTGTTGTCGTCCTCGGAGCAACAGCCTTATTGAATCGACCAGTGATCTGTCAGCGGCCTTTCCAGCTCAAACGCCAGATGCGTCTTTAACGCATTTCTTTGTGAAGCTCGTCTGTGCGGCTCCGTGCAAGTTCTTGGCCTTGGCATCGGCGTCGCATTTTGCCGTCGCGTCTTTCTCACATTTGGTCATGAAGCTTTTGAGCGCCGCACCTGCCAGCTTTTTATCCTTTGCAGTTGCACTACAGGACACATTGGCAGCCAGCGATGCGCCGGTCAGACATACGCTCATGATGACCGCAAGAATAATTCTCATGATTTCCTCCATCATTGCCGCAGGACGATCGGCGATGCCGGCCGTCGCTTTGCTTGATGCACTGATTGATACGTCAATTTTATTCGGCATCGTCAATTCGCGCGAACGAGCTTACCGAAAAGTAAAGTCGGACATCCGCGAAGAGTTCGCCCTGCATAGACACCCGCGTATCGCTATTTCGGCTGGACACT includes:
- a CDS encoding cupin domain-containing protein, with protein sequence MEHVNVKYSKGFHILTGDGRSQAASMVIEPGDCEGGKDNFHKGADQWLYVESGSGKAIVNGHAYPLQQGSLILISHGETHEIRNTSNVPMKTLNFYVPPAYSRDGKERRPGKAE
- a CDS encoding PRC-barrel domain-containing protein, which codes for MQAENRFLETSRVAGTAVYDGAHAEIGSVDDLIIDTMTGQVRYATLSFGGFLGLGKSQYVVPWTALRWDHELEGYVTGITEQQLQASPDLDPLSLRNRDAEGRLHEAYGAPGYWELEPR
- a CDS encoding low affinity iron permease family protein — encoded protein: MTTTTQHIPAGPTERAETVRLGWRQKMLRGFSEFAGRSAIVIGSASAFVVATISVLLWAVTGPYFHYSDTWQLVVNTGTTLVTFLAVFLIQHSQNKDGKAIQLKLDELIRSTQSARNILIDLEHATEEEIAKFQAEFTKRRHT
- a CDS encoding PsiF family protein translates to MPNKIDVSISASSKATAGIADRPAAMMEEIMRIILAVIMSVCLTGASLAANVSCSATAKDKKLAGAALKSFMTKCEKDATAKCDADAKAKNLHGAAQTSFTKKCVKDASGV